From the genome of Oncorhynchus tshawytscha isolate Ot180627B linkage group LG31, Otsh_v2.0, whole genome shotgun sequence, one region includes:
- the LOC112229431 gene encoding geminin encodes MGPTRKTLQVLQPSAGNTNLGKVIPTGKVAFKRKRWNAEQATGSKRVKAEVAVASPKAENDNRPGGVTKETYSLMVKETPPSSYWKEVAEERRKALYNVLQENEELHKGIETKDEQIAQLKTENDELQELVQHVQHMADMIERLTGKSPESLEDLRQIALGANDNFEGLEESDAPSTNSVFTPRSDVTEDDDEYVTEDEVTEDDDDVTDDDVIEDDDEVTEQKEN; translated from the exons ATGGGACCCACAAGGAAAACCCTGCAAGTCCTCCAGCCTTCTGCAGGCAATACAAACCTAGGCAAAGTAATACCG ACAGGAAAGGTGGCTTTCAAAAGGAAACGGTGGAACGCAGAACAAGCGACGGGCTCCAAGAGGGTGAAGGCTGAAGTTGCTGTCGCATCACCAAAAGCAGAGAATGACAATCGACCCGGCGGCGTTACCAAGGAGACCTACTCGCTAATGGTCAAAG aaacccctccctcttcctACTGGAAAGAGGTAGCCGAGGAGAGACGTAAAGCTCTCTACAACGTGCTCCAGGAGAATGAGGAG TTGCACAAAGGCATCGAGACCAAGGATGAGCAGATAGCCCAGCTGAAGACTGAGAATGATGAGCTTCAGGAACTGGTCCAACATGTACAGCACATGGCTGACATGATAGAG AGGTTAACTGGAAAGAGTCCGGAAAGTCTAGAGGACCTGCGACAGATTGCGCTTGGTGCCAATGACAATTTTGAGGGACTAGAAGAATCTGATGCCCCCAGTACCAACAGTGTTTTCACACCCAGGTCTGATGTCACAGAAGATGATGATGAATATGTCACAGAAGATGAGGTCacagaagatgatgatgatgttacaGATGATGATGTCATAGAAGATGATGATGAGGTCACAGAACAAAAGGAAAATTAA